One part of the Arabidopsis thaliana chromosome 1 sequence genome encodes these proteins:
- a CDS encoding Major facilitator superfamily protein (Major facilitator superfamily protein; CONTAINS InterPro DOMAIN/s: Major facilitator superfamily, general substrate transporter (InterPro:IPR016196), Biopterin transport-related protein BT1 (InterPro:IPR004324); BEST Arabidopsis thaliana protein match is: Major facilitator superfamily protein (TAIR:AT1G04570.1); Has 1088 Blast hits to 1079 proteins in 365 species: Archae - 17; Bacteria - 560; Metazoa - 42; Fungi - 5; Plants - 247; Viruses - 0; Other Eukaryotes - 217 (source: NCBI BLink).), which translates to MSSSSDTHAGESRHRRNPIRWLLGFGFFVQGFRGFPWLGANFFLTEQLRVNPSVLQLLQNSANLPMVAKPIYGVVSDSVYFFGQHRIPYIAVGALLQAISWLAIAFLSRSNVSILALSIYLLLSNLGASLVEVANDAIVAESGKQKTSETQSGELPSFVWMVSSLGGILGNLLGGIAIKTFSAQSTFLVFGILALLQFLVTINIREKSLNLPENPSPAGGIRKHLSDLSHVLRKPEISYSIAWIAVSTAVVPVLTGTMFFYQTKFLKIDASLLGISKVFGQIAMLLWGFAYNRWLKAMRPRKLLTAIQVTIAFFVISDLLFVKGVYRDLGVSDSVYVLFFSGFLETLFYFKILPFTVLMARLCPPGCEGSLMAFVMSAIALAFIVSGYLGIVLASFVGVTEDDFSGFTRGLAIEACCVGIPLILTSWIYDEAETKEKSKKIE; encoded by the exons ATGAGCAGCAGCAGCGATACTCATGCCGGAGAATCTCGTCATCGCCGTAACCCGATCCGGTGGCTACTCGGTTTCGGTTTCTTCGTACAAGGATTCAGAGGATTCCCATGGCTTGGAGCCAATTTCTTCCTCACAGAACAGCTCCGTGTTAATCCTTCAgtgcttcagcttcttcaaaACTCAGCCAATCTTCCAATGGTCGCTAAACCCATCTACGGCGTCGTTTCAGACTCTGTCTACTTCTTTGGCCAACATCGAATCCCATACATCGCCGTTGGAG CTTTGTTACAAGCAATCTCATGGCTAGCTATAGCATTCTTGTCAAGATCCAATGTATCAATCTTAGCTTTATCGATATATCTTCTCCTTAGTAATCTCGGTGCTTCCTTAGTAGAAGTAGCGAATGATGCTATTGTTGCTGAATCCGGAAAGCAAAAAACCTCAGAGACGCAATCCGGTGAGCTACCGTCATTTGTTTGGATGGTTTCTTCTCTTGGTGGAATCTTAGGTAACCTTTTAGGTGGTATTGCTATCAAAACGTTTTCAGCTCAGTCAACGTTTCTTGTGTTTGGGATCTTGGCTCTTCTTCAGTTCTTGGTAACTATAAACATCAGAGAAAAGTCTCTTAATCTTCCGGAAAATCCATCACCAGCTGGTGGTATTAGGAAACATCTCTCTGATCTTTCGCATGTGTTGAGGAAGCCCGAGATTTCTTATTCGATAGCTTGGATCGCGGTATCAACCGCTGTGGTTCCGGTTTTGACAGGGACTATGtttttttaccaaacaaaGTTTCTGAAGATTGATGCATCACTTTTAGGGATCTCCAAGGTGTTTGGTCAAATTGCAATGCTTCTTTGGGGTTTTGCATATAATCGTTGGCTAAAAGCTATGCGGCCGAGGAAACTGCTGACAGCCATTCAGGTGACGATAGCTTTCTTTGTGATATCCGATCTCTTGTTTGTGAAAGGCGTGTACCGGGATTTGGGAGTGTCGGACTCTGTATATGTACTCTTCTTTTCTGGATTCTTGGAAACTCTATTTTACTTCAAGATTCTGCCGTTTACTGTCTTGATGGCTCGTCTCTGTCCTCCTGGATGTGAAGGGTCTCTCATGGCATTTGTCATGTCAGCCATTGCTCTTGCATTCATAGTTAGCGGATATCTTGGAATCGTTCTTGCATCGTTTGTCGGTGTAACAGAGGATGATTTCTCGGGGTTTACTCGCGGACTCGCTATAGAAGCGTGCTGCGTTGGGATTCCGTTGATCTTAACTTCTTGGATATATGATGAAGcggaaacaaaagagaagagtaaAAAGATAGAGTGA
- a CDS encoding Ribosomal protein S5 family protein (Ribosomal protein S5 family protein; FUNCTIONS IN: structural constituent of ribosome, RNA binding; INVOLVED IN: translation; LOCATED IN: ribosome, Golgi apparatus, intracellular; EXPRESSED IN: 22 plant structures; EXPRESSED DURING: 13 growth stages; CONTAINS InterPro DOMAIN/s: Double-stranded RNA-binding-like (InterPro:IPR014720), Ribosomal protein S5, C-terminal (InterPro:IPR005324), Ribosomal protein S5 domain 2-type fold (InterPro:IPR020568), Ribosomal protein S5 (InterPro:IPR000851), Ribosomal protein S5 domain 2-type fold, subgroup (InterPro:IPR014721), Ribosomal protein S5, N-terminal (InterPro:IPR013810); BEST Arabidopsis thaliana protein match is: Ribosomal protein S5 family protein (TAIR:AT2G33800.1); Has 12743 Blast hits to 11445 proteins in 2840 species: Archae - 327; Bacteria - 5337; Metazoa - 1616; Fungi - 508; Plants - 194; Viruses - 58; Other Eukaryotes - 4703 (source: NCBI BLink).) — MSLRTRASSWPRLLLRRNPRSSFSRQISTLDSSTSTFPRRISGYYSSSFFPVNQTPWISSQRYRFFSSSTMSPSEADRVVRELIAEVEKEKQREREERQRQGLDYKDIDAEDEEDYLGIEPFIEKLKKQNLKDDGELNRREESSDSDSEYDEIDLDEERKKEDIFNKKFQRHKELLQTLTKSETLDEAFRWMNKLDKFEEKHFKLRPEYRVIGELMNRLKVAEGKEKFVLQQKLNRAMRLVEWKEAFDPNNPANYGVIERDNVQGGGEEREERLVADGPKDDNDDDDDEEEFDDMKERDDILLEKLNAIDKKLEIKLSELDHTFGKKGKRLEEEIRELAEDRNALTEKKRQPLYRKGYDVHVIDVKKVCKVTKGGRVERYTALMVCGNYEGIIGYAKAKAETGQSAMQKAYEKCFQNLHYVERHEEHTIAHAIQTSYKKTKLYLWPAPTTTGMKAGRVVKTILLLAGFKNIKSKVIGSRNSYNTVKAVLKALNAVETPKDVQEKFGRTVVEKYLL, encoded by the exons ATGTCTTTGAGAACTCGAGCATCGTCATGGCCTCGTCTTCTACTTCGCCGGAACCCTAGATCTTCATTTTCTCGTCAGATATCTACTCTCGATTCCTCAACATCAACATTTCCCAGAAGAATCTCCGGTTACtactcctcctccttctttcCCGTAAATCAAACGCCATGGATCTCATCTCAGAGGTACCGTTTCTTCTCCTCAAGCACAATGTCACCATCGGAAGCTGATAGAGTAGTGAGAGAACTTATAGCAGAggttgagaaagagaagcagcgtgagagagaggagagacaAAGACAAGGACTTGATTACAAAGACATTGATGccgaagacgaagaagattaCTTAGGGATTGAGCCGTTTATCGAGAAGCTTAAGAAGCAGAATTTGAAAGATGATGGTGAATTAAATAGGCGTGAAGAGTCTTCTGATTCGGATAGTGAATATGATGAGATTGATTTGGatgaagagaggaagaaagaagatatctTTAATAAGAAGTTTCAGAGACATAAGGAGCTTCTTCAGACTCTTACCAAGTCAG AGACACTTGATGAGGCATTTAGATGGATGAACAAATTAGACAAATTTGAGGAGAAGCATTTCAAGCTTAGACCTGAGTATAGGGTTATTGGTGAGCTGATGAATCGTTTGAAGGTAGCTGAAGGGAAAGAGAAGTTTGTTCTGCAGCAGAAATTGAATAGAGCTATGAGGTTGGTTGAGTGGAAAGAGGCTTTTGATCCAAACAACCCTGCTAATTATGGAGTTATTGAACGTGATAATGTTCAAGGTGGtggtgaagaaagagaagagcgTCTTGTTGCTGATGGGCCTAAGGatgacaatgatgatgatgatgatgaagaggagtTTGATGACATGAAAGAAAGGGATGATATTTTGTTGGAGAAGCTGAATGCGATTGACAAGAAACTTGAGATTAAGCTTTCTGAGCTTGATCATACCTTTGGGAAGAAGGGGAAACGGTTGGAAGAGGAGATTAGAGAGCTGGCTGAAGACAGAAATGCTTtgacagagaagaaaagacaacCTTTATACAGAAAA GGATATGATGTGCATGTGATAGAtgtaaaaaaagtttgtaagGTCACAAAG GGTGGCAGGGTTGAAAGGTACACTGCATTGATGGTTTGCGGAAACTATGAAGGTATCATTGGGTATGCAAAAGCAAAAGCTGAGACTGGCCAATCTGCAATGCAGAAG GCATATGAGAAATGCTTTCAGAATCTTCATTACGTAGAGCGGCATGAGGAGCACACCATTGCACACGCAATACAGACTTCTTACAAGAAAACCAAG TTATATCTGTGGCCTGCACCAACCACGACGGGAATGAAAGCTGGGAGAGTTGTCAAAACAATCTTGCTCCTAGCAGGgttcaaaaatatcaaatcaaag GTGATTGGTTCAAGGAATTCATACAACACCGTTAAGGCAGTGTTGAAGGCCTTGAATGCG gTCGAAACACCAAAGGATGTTCAGGAGAAGTTTGGCCGGACAGTTGTTGAGAAATATCTGCTGTGA
- a CDS encoding uncharacterized protein (unknown protein; BEST Arabidopsis thaliana protein match is: unknown protein (TAIR:AT3G45200.1); Has 99 Blast hits to 91 proteins in 10 species: Archae - 0; Bacteria - 0; Metazoa - 0; Fungi - 0; Plants - 99; Viruses - 0; Other Eukaryotes - 0 (source: NCBI BLink).), whose product MSHPTVEQLHAFHAQEREIFSKLVQKLRRPPAESLLVMATWLWFEDFGFGNIFSIITVFSDLLIVDLANEAVLCFRCLESDQPPNDVSQIPLTERFMKNDISLQIIHNHRYTAITGIKNFLTTICSRIFSDILQRVLPSSSSSFITNLRHPLIIPGFPHPTFGSINVLPNIVARDNLPNANSFLFPHGLWGWNANHVATDKERTVFLTFSRGFPVSHAEVIHLFTEIYGEDCVESVYMPEDGGNSSNDNTNCNGHQQQPLFAKMVLDSVVTVDRILSGQEKQKYKINGKHIWARKFKNNKDGLI is encoded by the coding sequence ATGTCACATCCCACCGTAGAACAACTACATGCTTTCCATGcacaagaaagagagatattCTCTAAACTAGTTCAAAAACTCCGAAGACCACCAGCTGAGTCACTTCTTGTCATGGCCACATGGCTTTGGTTTGAAGACTTTGGCTTCGGAAACATTTTCTCCATCATCACGGTTTTTAGCGATCTACTCATTGTAGATCTCGCTAACGAGGCTGTCTTGTGCTTTCGGTGCCTTGAATCTGACCAGCCCCCAAATGATGTCAGTCAGATCCCTCTCACCGAGAGATTCATGAAAAATGACATATCCCTTCAAATAATCCACAATCATCGATACACTGCCATTACGGGAATAAAGAACTTTTTAACCACTATTTGTTCTAGAATATTCTCTGATATCCTTCAACGAGTTCTtccatcttcatcatcctcattcATCACCAATCTCCGCCACCCTCTCATCATTCCCGGTTTCCCTCATCCAACTTTTGGGAGCATCAACGTATTGCCTAATATCGTTGCTAGGGATAATCTTCCAAACGcaaattcatttctttttcctcaTGGTCTTTGGGGCTGGAACGCTAACCATGTCGCGACTGATAAAGAACGGACGGTATTTCTAACGTTTTCTCGTGGTTTTCCCGTGTCACATGCTGAGGTGATTCATCTCTTCACCGAGATATATGGAGAAGATTGTGTCGAAAGCGTTTACATGCCAGAGGACGGTGGAAATTCCTCCAATGACAACACAAATTGCAATGGTCATCAGCAACAACCACTATTCGCGAAGATGGTCTTGGACTCGGTTGTTACCGTAGATCGTATACTCAGCGGCcaggaaaaacaaaagtataagATCAATGGAAAGCATATTTGGGCTCGTAAGTTCAAGAATAATAAAGACGGTCTTATCTAA
- the SIGA gene encoding sigma factor A (sigma factor A (SIGA); CONTAINS InterPro DOMAIN/s: RNA polymerase sigma factor, region 2 (InterPro:IPR013325), Winged helix-turn-helix transcription repressor DNA-binding (InterPro:IPR011991), RNA polymerase sigma-70 region 3 (InterPro:IPR007624), RNA polymerase sigma-70 (InterPro:IPR014284), RNA polymerase sigma factor, region 3/4 (InterPro:IPR013324), RNA polymerase sigma-70 factor (InterPro:IPR000943), RNA polymerase sigma-70 region 2 (InterPro:IPR007627), RNA polymerase sigma-70 region 4 (InterPro:IPR007630); BEST Arabidopsis thaliana protein match is: RNApolymerase sigma subunit 2 (TAIR:AT1G08540.1); Has 23164 Blast hits to 23156 proteins in 2779 species: Archae - 0; Bacteria - 16620; Metazoa - 0; Fungi - 0; Plants - 234; Viruses - 18; Other Eukaryotes - 6292 (source: NCBI BLink).), translated as MATAAVIGLNTGKRLLSSSFYHSDVTEKFLSVNDHCSSQYHIASTKSGITAKKASNYSPSFPSSNRHTQSAKALKESVDVASTEKPWLPNGTDKELEEECYDDDDLISHSVEAILLLQKSMLEKSWNLSFEKAVSSEYPGKGTIRKKKIPVITCSGISARQRRIGAKKKTNMTHVKAVSDVSSGKQVRGYVKGVISEDVLSHVEVVRLSKKIKSGLRLDDHKSRLKDRLGCEPSDEQLAVSLKISRAELQAWLMECHLAREKLAMSNVRLVMSIAQRYDNLGAEMSDLVQGGLIGLLRGIEKFDSSKGFRISTYVYWWIRQGVSRALVDNSRTLRLPTHLHERLGLIRNAKLRLQEKGITPSIDRIAESLNMSQKKVRNATEAVSKVFSLDRDAFPSLNGLPGETHHSYIADTRLENNPWHGYDDLALKEEVSKLISATLGEREKEIIRLYYGLDKECLTWEDISKRIGLSRERVRQVGLVALEKLKHAARKRKMEAMILKN; from the exons ATGGCTACTGCAGCTGTTATAGGACTCAACACTGGCAAAAGATTGTTGAGTTCATCGTTTTATCACTCAGATGTTACAGAGAAGTTTCTATCTGTAAATGATCATTGTTCATCACAGTATCATATTGCTTCAACGAAAAGCGGGATAACTGCGAAAAAGGCGTCGAACTATAGTCCGAGTTTTCCTTCGTCGAATCGTCACACACAATCTGCTAAAGCTTTGAAAGAGAGTGTAGATGTTGCTTCTACTGAGAAGCCATGGCTACCTAATGGAACTGATAAGGAATTGGAAGAAGAatgttatgatgatgatgatctaaTTAGTCATTCTGTTGAGGCAATTTTACTGTTACAGAAGTCTATGTTAGAGAAAAGTTGGAATCTTTCATTTGAAAAGGCGGTGTCGAGTGAGTATCCGGGCAAGGGGACTAtacggaagaagaagattccgGTTATCACCTGTTCAGGGATTTCAGCTCGTCAAAGAAGGATTGGTGCtaagaagaaaactaatatGACTCATGTTAAAGCAGTTTCTGATGTTTCTAGTGGAAAGCAAGTTAGAGGTTATGTGAAAGGTGTAATAAGTGAAGATGTGCTTAGTCATGTGGAAGTTGTGCGCTTGtctaagaaaatcaaatctgGTCTTCGTCTTGATGATCATAAGTCAAG ATTGAAGGATAGATTAGGCTGTGAGCCTTCTGATGAACAGCTTGCAGTATCTTTGAAGATATCTCGGGCCGAGCTTCAGGCGTGGTTGATGGAGTGTCATCTAGCTAGAGAGAAGTTGGCTATGAGTAATGTGCGTTTGGTTATGTCTATTGCTCAGCGTTATGATAATTTGGGAGCAGAAATGTCTGACCTTGTTCAG GGTGGTCTTATCGGACTTTTGCGGGGAATAGAGAAATTTGATTCTTCCAAAGGTTTCAGAATTTCAACTTATGTATATTGGTGGATTCGACAG GGTGTCTCAAGAGCACTAGTGGACAACTCAAGAACCTTGAGGTTACCTACTCACCTACATGAAAGACTCGGTTTAATCCGAAATGCAAAGCTTAGACTTCAAGAGAAAGGAATCACACCCTCCATTGAT AGGATTGCAGAGTCTCTAAACATGTCGCAGAAGAAAGTTAGAAATGCAACAGAg GCTGTAAGCAAAGTATTTTCTCTAGACAGAGATGCATTTCCTTCTTTGAATGGTCTCCCTGGAGAAACTCATCACAGT TACATTGCGGATACTCGTTTGGAGAACAATCCGTGGCACGGGTATGATGATTTGGCACtcaag GAGGAAGTAAGCAAGCTTATAAGTGCAACACTCGGAGAACGGGAAAAAGAGATCATTCGATTATACTATGGTCTAGACAAAGAATGTCTCACATGGGAAGACATTAGTAAACG GATAGGATTATCGAGAGAGAGGGTGAGACAGGTAGGGCTTGTGGCACTGGAGAAACTAAAACACGCAgcgaggaagagaaaaatggagGCAATGATCCTTaagaattga
- the SIGA gene encoding sigma factor A (sigma factor A (SIGA); CONTAINS InterPro DOMAIN/s: RNA polymerase sigma factor, region 3/4 (InterPro:IPR013324), RNA polymerase sigma factor, region 2 (InterPro:IPR013325), RNA polymerase sigma-70 region 3 (InterPro:IPR007624), RNA polymerase sigma-70 (InterPro:IPR014284), RNA polymerase sigma-70 factor (InterPro:IPR000943), RNA polymerase sigma-70 region 2 (InterPro:IPR007627); BEST Arabidopsis thaliana protein match is: RNApolymerase sigma subunit 2 (TAIR:AT1G08540.1).) yields MATAAVIGLNTGKRLLSSSFYHSDVTEKFLSVNDHCSSQYHIASTKSGITAKKASNYSPSFPSSNRHTQSAKALKESVDVASTEKPWLPNGTDKELEEECYDDDDLISHSVEAILLLQKSMLEKSWNLSFEKAVSSEYPGKGTIRKKKIPVITCSGISARQRRIGAKKKTNMTHVKAVSDVSSGKQVRGYVKGVISEDVLSHVEVVRLSKKIKSGLRLDDHKSRLKDRLGCEPSDEQLAVSLKISRAELQAWLMECHLAREKLAMSNVRLVMSIAQRYDNLGAEMSDLVQGGLIGLLRGIEKFDSSKGFRISTYVYWWIRQGVSRALVDNSRTLRLPTHLHERLGLIRNAKLRLQEKGITPSIDRIAESLNMSQKKVRNATEAVSKVFSLDRDAFPSLNGLPGETHHSYIADTRLENNPWHGYDDLALKEEVSKLISATLGEREKEIIRLYYGLDKECLTWEDISKRIIEREGETGRACGTGETKTRSEEEKNGGNDP; encoded by the exons ATGGCTACTGCAGCTGTTATAGGACTCAACACTGGCAAAAGATTGTTGAGTTCATCGTTTTATCACTCAGATGTTACAGAGAAGTTTCTATCTGTAAATGATCATTGTTCATCACAGTATCATATTGCTTCAACGAAAAGCGGGATAACTGCGAAAAAGGCGTCGAACTATAGTCCGAGTTTTCCTTCGTCGAATCGTCACACACAATCTGCTAAAGCTTTGAAAGAGAGTGTAGATGTTGCTTCTACTGAGAAGCCATGGCTACCTAATGGAACTGATAAGGAATTGGAAGAAGAatgttatgatgatgatgatctaaTTAGTCATTCTGTTGAGGCAATTTTACTGTTACAGAAGTCTATGTTAGAGAAAAGTTGGAATCTTTCATTTGAAAAGGCGGTGTCGAGTGAGTATCCGGGCAAGGGGACTAtacggaagaagaagattccgGTTATCACCTGTTCAGGGATTTCAGCTCGTCAAAGAAGGATTGGTGCtaagaagaaaactaatatGACTCATGTTAAAGCAGTTTCTGATGTTTCTAGTGGAAAGCAAGTTAGAGGTTATGTGAAAGGTGTAATAAGTGAAGATGTGCTTAGTCATGTGGAAGTTGTGCGCTTGtctaagaaaatcaaatctgGTCTTCGTCTTGATGATCATAAGTCAAG ATTGAAGGATAGATTAGGCTGTGAGCCTTCTGATGAACAGCTTGCAGTATCTTTGAAGATATCTCGGGCCGAGCTTCAGGCGTGGTTGATGGAGTGTCATCTAGCTAGAGAGAAGTTGGCTATGAGTAATGTGCGTTTGGTTATGTCTATTGCTCAGCGTTATGATAATTTGGGAGCAGAAATGTCTGACCTTGTTCAG GGTGGTCTTATCGGACTTTTGCGGGGAATAGAGAAATTTGATTCTTCCAAAGGTTTCAGAATTTCAACTTATGTATATTGGTGGATTCGACAG GGTGTCTCAAGAGCACTAGTGGACAACTCAAGAACCTTGAGGTTACCTACTCACCTACATGAAAGACTCGGTTTAATCCGAAATGCAAAGCTTAGACTTCAAGAGAAAGGAATCACACCCTCCATTGAT AGGATTGCAGAGTCTCTAAACATGTCGCAGAAGAAAGTTAGAAATGCAACAGAg GCTGTAAGCAAAGTATTTTCTCTAGACAGAGATGCATTTCCTTCTTTGAATGGTCTCCCTGGAGAAACTCATCACAGT TACATTGCGGATACTCGTTTGGAGAACAATCCGTGGCACGGGTATGATGATTTGGCACtcaag GAGGAAGTAAGCAAGCTTATAAGTGCAACACTCGGAGAACGGGAAAAAGAGATCATTCGATTATACTATGGTCTAGACAAAGAATGTCTCACATGGGAAGACATTAGTAAACG GATTATCGAGAGAGAGGGTGAGACAGGTAGGGCTTGTGGCACTGGAGAAACTAAAACACGCAgcgaggaagagaaaaatggagGCAATGATCCTTaa